The genomic DNA GGCCCAGAAAATGACCTACAGTATAGTTGTCCCCCGTGGAGAATAAATCGTGCAGGTTGCTGCTTAATCTTTCTGCATTCAGCACGATGCATTGACAGCACGCCATCTCGAAGATAGTTGAGGATTGGATTCATCCAATTCGACATTTCACCGACTGTCATGACAGGAGACTTCTGCGGTTCCACTTCTGGTTCTTTCTCATGAGGCGCCAGCGGTGGATTCTGTAATTGCTATAATTGTTGACCTTTACCCTTTAAGGTAGTCTGATAACACAAGCGTGAACTCTCTTGTTCCCCTGCTATCTCTTTCACTCCCCATGGGGTGGGAAATTTGATAATCTGGTGTAGAGTCGATGGGACAGCACCCATGTCGTGAATCCAAAGGCGCCCCATAATGGCATTGTAAGCCGAAGCACAATCCACTACTAAAAACTTCGTGTGTTTGTTAACTCCCTCAGCATACACTGGAAGTGTCACTTCACCAACACTCTGCTTGACCTCGCCACTGAATCCAACTAATGGGATAGATTTTCGTGTCAATCCTTTTTCGTCGAGACCCAACTCTTTATATGCTTGCATATAAATGATGTTGGTTGAGCTTCCGTTGTCGATTAATATCCTCTTCACTAAGCAATTAGCCACTGTCAATTGTATGACTAACGCATCGTGATGCGGGGTTGATACGCTGCTCTCACTCATTGCAAAAGTTATTGTGCACTCTGGCATGTCGCCTTGCGTAGCTTGCCCTTTGCTTTGAGAGTTTTTGACAGCTCTGGTGTTTCTTTTTGCAGCTGAATGAGTTATCCCACTTATTTCCGATCCTCCAGAGATAACATTGATAACTCGATCATGTTTTGGAGGTGAAACCGGACCGTTGGCAATTGCGACTTGTTTGTTGCTTTCACCATCCAATCGATTTCAGGTTTTGTCAGACATGTATTCTCTCAAGTATCCTTTTTTCAACAGCTCATTCACTTCCATCCTCAATGAGATGCAATCTTCTGTTATGTGGCCGTGATCATTGTGGAATTCACACCACTTTAAGGTGTTACGCTTGTTGTCAGGTGCCTTCATCTTTGGAGGCCATCTCACGTTTTCACCCATCTCCTTCAATACACCGACCAAGTGTGCATGTGAAATTGAAAGGTTACTGATATCTGGCCATGTTGATGACCTTGGTTTCACGTCGTCTGCTCCGCTCAATAGTCGATGCGTGTTCCTTCTTCCACTCTTACCGTTCTCGTCCTTAGGTCTTTGGTAAGGCTTGTCATCCCTACTTGACTTTTTGTTTCTCACAACGCGGGAATCAGACCGTGGCGAACGTCGTTGGTGATAAGCCGAGTCTTCTTCCCATTTAATCTGAGCCCATGCACGTGAGAGTACATCCTCCATCGTCCTACATTGGTATTTGGTTAGCTCTTTGTATAAGTCGCCATCTGGGAGTAAACCTCTTTTGAACGCCGATATGGCAGTAGATATGTTGCAACTCGGTATTGACACTTTCTCCTTGTTCAATCGTCCCACATAGGCACGTAATGACTCATCTCTCTTCTGTCGCACCTCATACAGATCATCTGCTATTTTTTCGAGGTTCCTGCTGCTTGCGAATTGTTCAACAAAAACATCTGTCAATGATGCAAACGAATTTATTGAGCCGTTTGGCAAGTTGGTAAACCACTGAAGCGCAGCTCCCGTGAGACTTGAGCCAAAACCCTTGCACATAGTCGCCTCCCTACACTCTTTCTGGATAGCCGTCGTGAACATTCGTTGTTTGTATTGAGCTATGTGGTCATCCGGGTAGGATGTTCCATCATACTTCTTCATTGTTGGTAGCATAAATTTTCTCGGCATCTCAATGAGTGCGATTTCATCAGAGAACGGTGTATCAGCATAAGAGTGCAAGTTGCTTTTCCGAATCGGTGGAGCCACTCCCGGTAGTCGTTGAATCATAGCTTCTACTGCACCCAGTCGTTTTGTGATCAAAGCTTCCAAGTAAGCGGCTTCAGATGACTTGGTATATGGCTCATGTTCGATTCCTGTTATGCCTGGTGTGTTGACAACTCCTTGTTGATCCAAGTTGTCTTCTCGGGTAAGGCTTTCACGTGCCTGCCTTGTGTCAAGGTTTCCTCCGCTGTTCACATCCTGACGAGGAGTCTCCAGCCGAGCATCATCCGTTGTGGGTGTTTGATTATTGGTTCTAGGCATTGAGTTAAAGTCTTGCATCCGATTCACGCCGCGAAACCTAGAGCTTGCTTCGGTAAAAACTCTCCCTGCTGTCATCAGCGAAGCGTTCTCCTCCCGTAGTCTGGCGTTATCGGCCTCCATCTGCGTCAGCTTCTGCACCGTCTCGTTCATCCTGGCAGTCAGAGCTTCCAGTTGATCGGCGACAGTCGCTTCGACATTAGTCGTATCACTTCCGTTTCCTGTCATCTCACGTAGTTTACTCtgcccctccttctagcgccaattgTTTGGACAAAAATAATCGATTCGTTTAGAGACTACGGAAACGAGAAATAGATGTTGAATAGtcgtttttattgatcaaatatCGAGCTCAAATACAAAAG from Camelina sativa cultivar DH55 chromosome 2, Cs, whole genome shotgun sequence includes the following:
- the LOC104753990 gene encoding uncharacterized protein LOC104753990 encodes the protein MTGNGSDTTNVEATVADQLEALTARMNETVQKLTQMEADNARLREENASLMTAGRVFTEASSRFRGVNRMQDFNSMPRTNNQTPTTDDARLETPRQDVNSGGNLDTRQARESLTREDNLDQQGVVNTPGITGIEHEPYTKSSEAAYLEALITKRLGAVEAMIQRLPGVAPPIRKSNLHSYADTPFSDEIALIEMPRKFMLPTMKKYDGTSYPDDHIAQYKQRMFTTAIQKECREATMCKGFGSSLTGAALQWFTNLPNGSINSFASLTDVFVEQFASSRNLEKIADDLYEVRQKRDESLRAYVGRLNKEKVSIPSCNISTAISAFKRGLLPDGDLYKELTKYQCRTMEDVLSRAWAQIKWEEDSAYHQRRSPRSDSRVVRNKKSSRDDKPYQRPKDENGKSGRRNTHRLLSGADDVKPRSSTWPDISNLSISHAHLVGVLKEMGENVRWPPKMKAPDNKRNTLKWCEFHNDHGHITEDCISLRMEVNELNKQVAIANGPVSPPKHDRVINVISGGSEISGITHSAAKRNTRAVKNSQSKGQATQGDMPECTITFAMSESSVSTPHHDALVIQLTVANCLVKRILIDNGSSTNIIYMQAYKELGLDEKGLTRKSIPLVGFSGEVKQSVGEVTLPVYAEGVNKHTKFLVVDCASAYNAIMGRLWIHDMGAVPSTLHQIIKFPTPWGVKEIAGEQESSRLCYQTTLKGKGQQL